In a genomic window of Coregonus clupeaformis isolate EN_2021a chromosome 27, ASM2061545v1, whole genome shotgun sequence:
- the si:dkey-22f5.9 gene encoding liver-expressed antimicrobial peptide 2-like gives MHGQNYSKATQGVCLVALILMHQVCASQIGSHDSRLSLQQGTKLLQRRTRMTPLWRFMGTKPTGAYCRDHFECSTQICRRGHCALNGAVHS, from the exons ATGCACGGTCAAAACTACAGCAAAGCAACGCAAGGAGTGTGTCTAGTGGCTCTGATTCTTATGCATCAG GTGTGTGCTAGTCAAATAGGAAGCCATGATTCAAGGCTGAGCCTCCAGCAGGGCACCAAGCTACTGCAACGGAGAACCCGCATGACCCCTCTGTGGAGGTTCATGGGTACCAAGCCCACTGGGGCCTACTGCCGAGACCATTTTGAGTGCTCCACCCAAATCTGCAG AAGGGGCCACTGTGCCCTCAATGGGGCGGTTCATTCCTAG